ACCGGAAGCTGCGATTGTTTCTTCATGCCCCATCCATCGAGCAATGATGTTTGCCATCCCCGTCGACAGCAGGCAGGAAGTTTGGATTCGGGCTCGAACGAGAGCAGCGGCGTAACCAGTCCAGAACTGGTTGCTAGTAACAACAAAATTGCGTAGACGCGCTGCAAGCTATCAAGTGTACATCGGCTCAAGAAGTGCCGGATCAAAAATCAGGGTCCTCCGCCCCGGTCTGCCCTCTATCCGCAGCAGCCCTCCGCGCCTTCCGGCAACCGGCTGCTGCGAGAACCAATTCAATGGTCTCTTTCTCGTCTCGGCGATGGAAAACACATCTGTTTTCCGCCCCCTGCCAGCGCGATCTGATGCGCACTCACGGCAGGCTACAGATCTTTGCGGGAGAACCGCCCACGCGCCAGCGCCAGGCAAGCGGCGCCGAACAGCCCGGATGTCCAGAGAGGCGACCCGCTTACAAATTGAGCCGTCTGGACATTACTCGTTTGTTAGGTGCGCCGTCTCCGCTGCCTTTGGGAGTAGACCTGACACAAACAGCATCGAGGGGTATAGCCATCCGCCGCCCCGTGATTCCGTGCAACTCGGTTCGGTCTGGAAGCCGCGATGTTGAACATCCCGATTGCCAATTGTGCCACTCGCCATTCAGGGTGGGCGATGTAGACAGCAGGTGAAGCGACAGCCATGGCCGCCAAACAGCGAACAATAGAGCAACAGGGTGGTCAGGATTCCAAAGAAGAAGGGCCAGTGCCACAGGTTCACCTTCAGCCCGGTCACTAGCCAGGCTCCCAGGAACGTATAGACCAAACTGCCGGCCGCGAGCACCATGCACCCTAGGAAGCGGCCCAACAGGATGCTAGCGCGCGACAGCGGATGAGACACGATCCCACGCGTTGCGAGCAGGATCGAGCAGGCTGGGCACCAGGCTCATCGTTGTCCATCAGGCAGAGAAGCAGCTGCACCGAATACACGATCAGCGATGCATTCCCGAAAATACCCCGCGCTACCCATTGCGCGTTCAGATATCGATAGTCGTGTGACTCATCAAGGTGACCATTGAGGTCGGTCCCGAGAGAGGGTAGGTCCGGAGAATCCAAAACAAGGCCGCGATCGATAGAGTTCCGTTCAGCAGCAGCGCCGCAATCACCTTTCGGGCGCGAGCCTCCTGAATCGTATCCACCACCAATGCAAACATCTGGCTGGTCATGAACGAACCCCTGCTTCGCGGCTGTTGCGGACAGGAACATTTCCGTCAACGATCTTCCTGCCGGCGCTAGAGATTCGATCTGCCCTTCACCTTCGTTTTGAACTGTCTCGATTCGCCCAATCCAGGTCCACCCGCGAAGTGAAATGCAGCCGCACCGGCCCCCGCTGTCGCCATCGCACACCGGGCTGTGATCGAAGAGCAAGAGCAAGCAGCACATTGGCTGGCACGGCGCTCAGCGTCAGCACCGTACCCGCCTGAGCTGCGGAGGCGAGGCATTCCCGCCTTCACGATCTCCCACCATGATTTCAGAATCGCGACCTCGTCGCACAGGGACTGCAATTCATCGAGCAGGTGCGAGTTAATGAAAAGCGTGACTCCGGACCGGTTCAGAGTACGCAGAAGGTCAAGAACCAGAACTCGCGCGGCAGGGTCGAGACCGTCCGTCGGCTCATCCCAGGATCAGCAACTCTGGCTCATGCAGCATCGCCTGTGCGATTCCCGCCCGCTGCACCATGCCTTTCGAATACTTCGCCAGAGGTACATCGGCCCAATCGGCGAGCCCGACTCGATCCAACAGTTCGGCTGCGCGATTTGCGATTAGGCGTCCGCCCAGGCCCATCAGTCTGCCGTGGAATTGGAGCAGTTGGCGCGCAGTGAGGTATGGCGGGAAAGCGCAGGTCTCTGGAAGGTAGCCCACGAGGCGGGCGGCGCCGGCGCTTCGGGCCAGCCATCCGAATAGTTCCACGCTTCCGGAACTCGGCCGTACCGCGCCGATCATGATCTTCATGAGTGTGGTTTTTCCCGCTCCGTTGGGCCCTGCAAGTCCGAATGCAGCTCCGCGCCGCACCTTCAAATCGACTTGGTTCAGCGCCCGGATCGGGTTGCGCCGGAAGAACGACCGGTACGCCTTCGTCACTCCGGCCACTTGGATCGCGTCTTCAGTCCGGCTCACTCTACCGCCTCCGCGCGATTCGATTCCATCCCAGCACAGCCAGCGCTGTGCCCGCGAGAGCAAAGGTCGCCGGTTCCGGGGTTGGGGCGGTCGTCGAGGACACCGTATAGGACAATGGCACGAAGTCCGGACCATCCAGGAACGTGAACTCTTCGTTGATCGTCACAAACAGCGGGCCCTCTGTTGAGGAAATGTATTGGAACGGAATTTTGAACAGCATGTCATCGGTCATCAGCGAATCGCCACCCGAAAGCAAGTCGCTGACGGTGATCCAGTCCGGTCCCTGGCTGACATAGAAGAATACGCCGTT
This region of Bryobacter aggregatus MPL3 genomic DNA includes:
- a CDS encoding ABC transporter ATP-binding protein; translation: MSRTEDAIQVAGVTKAYRSFFRRNPIRALNQVDLKVRRGAAFGLAGPNGAGKTTLMKIMIGAVRPSSGSVELFGWLARSAGAARLVGYLPETCAFPPYLTARQLLQFHGRLMGLGGRLIANRAAELLDRVGLADWADVPLAKYSKGMVQRAGIAQAMLHEPELLILG
- a CDS encoding PEP-CTERM sorting domain-containing protein, whose translation is MFDKSADPAEQIMDFNFDISFSAGLTAGSPVELGYFRDNGVFFYVSQGPDWITVSDLLSGGDSLMTDDMLFKIPFQYISSTEGPLFVTINEEFTFLDGPDFVPLSYTVSSTTAPTPEPATFALAGTALAVLGWNRIARRR